DNA from Asanoa sp. WMMD1127:
TCGGCGTTGAGCGCCTCGACCTCCACCTCGAAGCCCGGGTAGCCCGGCGCGATCACCTGGTGGCCCTTGGCCTCGTAGTGCGTGATCCAGTTTTCCCAGCTGCGCGGGGTGACCCAGAAGCCGTGGACCAGAACGATCGGTTTCATGCGTCGTGCTCCTTCAGAAACGGCGGCATGGCGCGATCGTCGTGGGAACGCGCCCAGCGCCGCATCCCGTGCGGCACGTAGTCAGTCGTGTAACACGTCGCGCAGCTCGCGCCGCGAGGCCACGCCGAGCTTCCGGTAGACCTTGCGCAGGTGGTAGTCGACGGTGTTGGCGCTGAGGAACAGGTGGGCGGCGATCTCGGCGTTGGTGCCGCCGGCGCGGGCGAGGCGGGCGACGGCGGCCTCCTGCGGGGTCAGGGCGGTCTGGTCGTCCATGGGCGCCGGTCGGTCGAGAGTGTGGCCGAGGGCGGCCAGCTCCCGGCGGGCCCGGTCGACGAACGCGGTCGCCCGGACCCCCTCGAACATCTCCAGCGCGGTCGTGAGCTGTTGGCGGGCGTCGCGCCGGCGGCGGCGCCGGCGGAGCCACTCGCCGTGCACCAGGTGCGCGCGGGCCAGGTCGCCGTGGGCGAGCGTGCCGGTCAGCGTCTCGGTCGCCTGCCGGTAGTGCTCCTCGGCCTGGTCGGCGCCGGCCAGCAGCGCCCGGGACCGGTGCAGCAGGCCGCGCGCCCACGGGGTGCCGGCCCGGCGGGCCGCCTCGGCGAGGTCCGCGCAGGCGCTCTCGGCGGTCCGGCGGTCGCCGGCCCGCAGGGCGGCCTCGACCAGATCGGGCAGGACGCGGGCGTAGCGGCCCGGCCGGCCCGGCTCGACCAGCGGGCGCAGGCGGTCACGGGCCGACGCGTAGTCGCCGTGGCCGAGGTCGCTGATCGCCAGGCTGTGCTGGGTCAGCGTCACCATCGAGCCGAGGCCGACCTGGTGGAAGAGGTCAAGGGCCGGGCGCAGCGTGTCGCGTTCGGCCCGCCCGAGGCGCCAGGCGACCAGTTCGGGATGGCGCCAGACCAGCTCGCGCTCGGCGGTGATCCCGATCGCCCGGCGCAGCCGGATCCCGGCCATGTCGTGCCGGTCGGCCTCCGTGAGCCGGCCGAGCGCGGTGTCGCTCATCGTCGCCATGAAGTGGATGACGCCCAACGCCTGCAACGCGCCGGTCCGCCGGGAGGCCGCCTCGCCACGGTCCAAGATGGACTGTCGTGCCCGGTCGTCCCAGAGCACCGTGCACAGGTGGACCGCCACGACGAGATGCGGGAGCAGCTCGGCGGCGGGCAGCCGCGGGTCGTTGACGGCCGCGACCGCGCGCCGCAGGGCCTGCGCGCCGGGCCCGATGCCGTCCTCGATCAGGGCCGCGTAGCCGGCGAGGAGCAGCGCGGCCGTCCCGGTCGGCCGGTCGCCGGCGAGCCGGCGGGCCGCGGCGGCGAGGTCGGCCTCGGTGGTGTCCTCGATGAGGTGCTCGACGGTGATGGCGTGCTCGACGGCGTGCAGCACGGCCGCCCTGGCCTGCTCGGGCCGGGTCGCGCCGAAGGCCTCGGCGGCGGCGAGGCAGATCGCGGAGGCGCGCCGGTTGGCCTGCGGCACCCCGGCGGTGACGGAGGCGTTCGCCTGGATCAGCAGCGCGGTGCCCCGCTCGGGTTCGACGGCGCGCGCCCCTTCCTTCAGCAGGTGCAGGGCCCGGGTGGCGGCGCCGGCCTTGTGCGCGGCCTCGGCCGCCCGGACCAGGCGGACGGCCCGTCGCTCCGGGTCGACGGTCAGCTCGGCGGCCTTGGTCAGGAACGCGGCCCGCGCGGTGTGGCCGCCCCGGGCGCCGGCCCGGTCGGCGCCGCGTTCGAGCTCGGCGGCGACCGCCTCGTCCGGACCGGTGCTGGCCGCGGCGAGGTGCCAGGCGCGCCGGTCGGCGTCGGTGCCCGGGTCGGTGACGGCGGCGAGGGCGGCGTGCACGGCGCGGCGCTGGGCGGGCGCGGCGCTGCCGTAGACCGCCGAGCGGACCAGCGGATGCCGGAACTCGACCGGCGGCGACCCGGTGACCAAGCGGTCCGCTTCGGCGGGGCCGGCGGCCGAGGCGTCGATGCCGAGCCGGTCGGCGGCGGCCAGCGTGCTCGTGCTGCGGCCCGCGTTCGCCGCGACGAGCAACAGCCACGTGCGTGTCTCGGCCGGGTAGCCCCACACCTGCGCCGAGTAGTGCGCCTCCAGGCGGCTGCCGATGGGCGCCGGGTCGGGGAGCGGGGCGGAACCGCGCAGCTGGGCCGTGGTCAGCTCGCGGGCCAGGTCGGTCAGGGCGAGCGGGTTGCCGCCGGTGGCGTCCGCGATCCGCCGCGCGAGGTCCGGGTCGACGGGCGCGCCGACCACCTCGGCGAGCAGGCGCGTCGCCTCGTCCGGCGGCAGGCCGCCGATCTCCAGGACGGGCAGGCCGGCGAGCAGGTCCGCGTCGCCGGCCTCGGGTCGCACGCCGAAGAGCAGCACCACGCCCTCCGCGTGCAGGCGGCGGCCGACGAAGGCCAACGCCCGCAGGGACTCCCGGTCGAGCCACTGGGCGTCGTCGACGACGAACAGCCGCGGCGTTCTCGCCAGCAGGGTCAGCGCGGCCAGGCTCACCAGGAACAGGTCAGCCGGTGGGCCGTCGGCGAGGCCGCAGGCGACCTCGATGGCCGCCCGCTGGCTGTCGGGCAGCCGGTCCCGCTGCGGGAGCAACGGGAGGAGAAGCCGGTGCAGGGCGGCGTACGGGAAATCGGCCTCGGACTCGACGCCGCTGATCGTGTGGGCCGCGGCCGCCGACCGCTCCGCGTGCCGCAGGAGGGCGGTCTTGCCGACGCCGGCCTCGCCGCGCAGCACGAGGGCCGCGCTGTGCCCCGACCGCGCCTGCGCGAGCAGGGCGTCCAGGGTCGCGCACTCGGAGTCGCGCCCGACGAGCCGCACGCCGGCAGCTTATCCAGCCACTGTTGCGCGGCCGCGTCGGAACTTCGGGTCAACTGCGGCCCCACTGCGTGGTCTGCGTCCCGCCAATGGGACACCGTGAGCGCATGGTGCTCATGCGGATCGCCCTCCTCGGACCCGTGCGGGTGTACGCCGCCGACGCCCCGGTCGCCGTCCGCGGCCTGCGCGCCCGGCGGGCGATCGCGTTGCTGGCGTTGAACGCGGGCCGCCCGGTCGCCGTCGACCACCTCGTCGACACGCTGTGGCCTGAGGACCCGCCGGCGACCTGCCGGGAACAGGTCTACAACTGCGTGGCCGGCCTGCGCCGCGCGCTGGGCGCGACCGTGATCCGCGGCGACGGCGGCTACACGCTCATGGTCGCCGCCGACCGCGTCGACGCGCTGGCGTTCGAGGCGTCGGTCCGGTCGGCCGCGGCGCCCGACCGGGCCGCGGCGGTCGCGGCCCTCCGCGCCGGCCTGCGCCTCTGGCACGGCGACGCGCTCGAAGGAGTGGCCGGCGGGCCGCTGGGCCGGGTCGCCACCCGCCTGGACACGCTGCGCGGGGACGCCTGGGAGCGGCTGTTCGACCTGGAGCTGGCGGCCCGCCGGGACACGGACCTGCTGGCGGAGCTGGCGGCGGTGGCCGAGCGGTATCCGCTCCGGGAGCGCCTGACCTGCCAGCTGGCGACGGCGCTGTGGGAATGCGGTTGGGCGGCGCGGGCGCTCGAGGTGTGCCAGGAGCACCGCCGCCAGGTCCGTGCGGAGTTCGCGGTCGAGCCCGGGGCCGCCGTGCGAGAGCTGGAGGCCCGCATCAGATCGGGCCAGACCGCACCCGCCCGACCCGCTGCGTCGCCCGCCGCCGGCACGGCTGCGAGCCGGAGCCCGGGCCGCCGGCCCAGGCCGGCGCCGCATGCCGGTGCGGCGCCGGTCGAGCGGGCTCGGGTCGATCGGTTGCTGGCCGAGGTGCGGGTGCTGCTGGCGGAGGTGCGCGGCCTCGTGGCCGATGCCGGCGGCTTCAGCTGCCCGACGTGCCCGCCGGGGACGTGACGGCGCCGCCGCTATCCCGGGTCGGCCGCGCTCGTCGGGTCGGCCGCGCCTGTCGGGTCGGCCGCGCCTGTCGGGTCGGCCGCGCCCGCTGGTTCGGCCAGGCTCGCTGGGTCCGCCGCGCTCGCCGGGTCGGGGAGTTTGATCGAGTCGCGCCAGAGCTGTTGGGCTGTGGGCAGGTCGCCGAGGGCGCGGTGGGCCAGGCCCAGGACCACGCGGTAGGTGTCGGCCGCGTTGCGGTCGCCGAGGCGCTCGAAGTCGTGCACCGCCTCCGTCAGGTCGTCGCGGGCCGCGGTGGGCTGGCCGGCGGCGAGGTGGGTGAGGCCGCGCTCGCTCAGCACATAAGCCGCGCCCTCGCGCATTCCGTGGCGCCGGGTCGCCTCGAGGCAGGTCTCGTGCTCGGCGAGCGCCTCGGCGTGGCGGCCCAGCGCGTGCAGGCAGCGCGCCGTCTGGTGGCGGAGCATCACGCCGGCCACCTCGGCGCCGGGTGGGACCTGGCGGCGGGCTTCGGTCAGTACGGCCAGGCCCTCGGCGCCGCGGCCCTGGGTGGCGAGGCATTTCGCGAGGTTGATGCGGGCGTTGACCGCTCCGGCCACGTTGCCCAGCGTCTCGAAGAGGTCCAGCGCCGACCGGTGGGCCTCGATCGCCGCCCGCGGGTTGGCCTCGCAGAACC
Protein-coding regions in this window:
- a CDS encoding BTAD domain-containing putative transcriptional regulator — translated: MVLMRIALLGPVRVYAADAPVAVRGLRARRAIALLALNAGRPVAVDHLVDTLWPEDPPATCREQVYNCVAGLRRALGATVIRGDGGYTLMVAADRVDALAFEASVRSAAAPDRAAAVAALRAGLRLWHGDALEGVAGGPLGRVATRLDTLRGDAWERLFDLELAARRDTDLLAELAAVAERYPLRERLTCQLATALWECGWAARALEVCQEHRRQVRAEFAVEPGAAVRELEARIRSGQTAPARPAASPAAGTAASRSPGRRPRPAPHAGAAPVERARVDRLLAEVRVLLAEVRGLVADAGGFSCPTCPPGT
- a CDS encoding AAA family ATPase, translated to MRLVGRDSECATLDALLAQARSGHSAALVLRGEAGVGKTALLRHAERSAAAAHTISGVESEADFPYAALHRLLLPLLPQRDRLPDSQRAAIEVACGLADGPPADLFLVSLAALTLLARTPRLFVVDDAQWLDRESLRALAFVGRRLHAEGVVLLFGVRPEAGDADLLAGLPVLEIGGLPPDEATRLLAEVVGAPVDPDLARRIADATGGNPLALTDLARELTTAQLRGSAPLPDPAPIGSRLEAHYSAQVWGYPAETRTWLLLVAANAGRSTSTLAAADRLGIDASAAGPAEADRLVTGSPPVEFRHPLVRSAVYGSAAPAQRRAVHAALAAVTDPGTDADRRAWHLAAASTGPDEAVAAELERGADRAGARGGHTARAAFLTKAAELTVDPERRAVRLVRAAEAAHKAGAATRALHLLKEGARAVEPERGTALLIQANASVTAGVPQANRRASAICLAAAEAFGATRPEQARAAVLHAVEHAITVEHLIEDTTEADLAAAARRLAGDRPTGTAALLLAGYAALIEDGIGPGAQALRRAVAAVNDPRLPAAELLPHLVVAVHLCTVLWDDRARQSILDRGEAASRRTGALQALGVIHFMATMSDTALGRLTEADRHDMAGIRLRRAIGITAERELVWRHPELVAWRLGRAERDTLRPALDLFHQVGLGSMVTLTQHSLAISDLGHGDYASARDRLRPLVEPGRPGRYARVLPDLVEAALRAGDRRTAESACADLAEAARRAGTPWARGLLHRSRALLAGADQAEEHYRQATETLTGTLAHGDLARAHLVHGEWLRRRRRRRDARQQLTTALEMFEGVRATAFVDRARRELAALGHTLDRPAPMDDQTALTPQEAAVARLARAGGTNAEIAAHLFLSANTVDYHLRKVYRKLGVASRRELRDVLHD